ACTCACGGAACATTTACCATAGATGCATCGGCACAGTTGGCTGGCAAAAAGTCGATGATGAATCATACTAAAACCATCAATGAAACATTTGAAGTATCCAATAACTTCAAATCACAACTACAAAGTGTCTATGATGAATATATTTCTTTAAAAGATGCATTGATACAATCAGATACAACAACAGCAAAATTAGCAGCTGATAAGCTACATAAAAGCTTAGCAAAAGTTGATATGAAATTATTAGGCGATCCAAAAGCACATGAACAATGGATGTTACTATCTAAAACCTTACGCACTAAGAGTGGTATAATGGCGCAATCGGATGATATAAAAATTCAACGAAAAGAATTTAAACCCTTATCAAACCATTTAATAATGGCAGTAGAATCTTTTGGAATCACGGAAACTACCTATAAACAATACTGTCCGATGGCTGACAGTGATGAAGGAGGCTTTTGGTTAAGCAAAGAAAATAAAGTGTTAAACCCATATTTTGGAGATGCAATGCTAAAATGTGGTACCGTAAAAGAAACAATCAATACTAAATAATTAATATAACAATCATGAAAAAAGTAATTTTAAGTATCGCTTTGATAGCGGCTATCGGTTTGGTAAGCTGTAAAAACGAAGCAAAAAAGGAAACTCCAACACAAACAGAACAAACGAGTACTACAGCAGCGGCTGTAGCAGAAAGCACTTTTGGAGTTAGAGGAAACTGTGGAATGTGTAAAAATACAATTGAAAAAGCTGCAAATGGAGTAGCAGGAGTAACAAAAGCAGAGTGGGATAAGTCGAGAAAACAAATCAATGTTTCTTATGATGAAACTAAAACAAAAATAGACGCTATTCATAAGGCTATTGCTGCTTCTGGATACGATACTGATAAAGTAATGGGAAGTGAAGCTGCCTATGAAAACTTACCAGGATGTTGCCAGTATGATCATGAAATGGAAATGAATATTAAAGGGGAAGTAAAAGAAGACCCTAATACGCATTAAAATAATTCTTTAAAAAAACTTCAAAGCATAGATATGTTTTGGAGTTTTTTTTGATTAATACAGTTATCTTATTTTTGTCTTTTATTCATATAAATACTTAAACTTGTTAAAAAAGATAGATCATTTACCCCAAAAAATATATAGTAATACAGACTATTTTATATTCTGTTTAGAAGCTGTTGAAGATGTTGATTTGAATGAGGTTACTCAAACTCAAAAGAAAATGGAAGAGCTAACCATGCAATATGGAATAGCTAGTATTTATAAAACGTGTGACTCTATTGAAGGATTAGAAGAAAGTTTAAATACGTTGATTTTAGATGATCATCACTTTAAAAATTATGAAATTATCTATTTTGTAATGACAGGTGAAGCCAATAGCATCTGTTTGAATGATTATTATTATAGTTTACAAGAAATTGCAGAGCTTTTTGAAGGTAGATTGCATGATAAGATACTGCATTTTTCAAATGCCAAAGTACTCGATCTAGACGAAGAAGAAGCTCAATATTTTCTAGATATTACTGGTGCTAAAGCTATTTCTGGTTATGGTAATGAATTTAACGGAATAGCAAGTGCCGATTTAGATAAAGCTTTTTTCAACCTATTTAAAAAGGACGATGATATGTTCAATGCAGTAGAAGAACTACACAAGAAACATTATAAACTCTGTAAACTACTTGATTTTAGATTGTATTATTAATCCTTCGGTAAGCAGCATCGGTTTTCTAAATAAGTGGTTCTAAAATAGCTTTATAAGATATAATAAGAGGGAAGTCTTCAATTTTACAAAGCTTTTGTTCAAGATGGTACGTTAAAACCTTGTTTTTTACTATTATTACATGTGTTCTTACTAATTGATCTATTGATACTTAATTATATTTACCTATTTAAACAATAGCTATAGTTAAAATAATATGCCTAGAACCATATTCAAAAATATTGTAATTCAAAAGTTTGAAAAAGTCACTGCATTGGCTTTTTGTAAGTATATGCCCATTAGATTTTTTGAAATTTTATTTATAGAAAAAGGATCAGGAACACTTATCATTAACAATCATAGGATAAACTATAATGACAATCAAATTTTTATTTTGATACCAGATGATCAATATAATTTTGAAATTGAAACTCCAACAACAGTTTCAGCAGTAAAATTTCTTAATAGTTTTTTTGGTAATATGTTATCGGATGAAAATGAGTTACAGCGAAAACAATGGTTTAAAAAAATAGAAACCATATTGCATGGGGCTAACAGAACAACTCATTTAAACTTCCAATTTAAAACTGATGAAAGCAGTATGCTCTCACTATTTACAGTACTTTGCAATGAATATCATGACGAAAGTTTAAAGAGTGAAACTGTTTTAAAATCTACCTTGCATGCTATCCTGCATATTGTTTCTAGGAATGTAAGTTTTGTTTCAAAAGATATTGAAGATTCTAAAATTCAAGGCATTATAAATTACATTCATTATTACATTCATGATTCTGAAAAACTCTCTAAAAAAGAGATGTCTAATCAATTCCACATTTCTGAAAATTATATCAGCGAGTACTTTAAAAACAAAATGGGAATTGGATTAAAAAAATACATATTAAACTATAAACTAAAATTAGCAGAAACACGTCTTCAATATACCAATTCAACCGTTTCTGAAATTGCTCAAGAATTAGGATTTACCGACAGCAGTCATTTAGATAAAACATTTATAAGTTATAAAGGAATGAGCGCAAAAAACTACCAAGCCACGCTAAAAAAGTCTAAATAAACACCCTTTCCTCGTTTTTTACTAAAACCTCTTTTTTTCTTACCAAAATCATACACATACCTGAGGGTAACTTTGCATTATAATTTTAAAACAACATTATAATTAAAAAATCACAGGATGTTTTTGAAAGCCATATGAAGGCCGTAGCTACATTAAGTCCTTTTAAAGTCGCTGACGATTACACAAACGATGCGTTGTTTATTACACCAAACAAAACTTATCAGGGTAAAGAAGAAATATTCGAATTTTATAAAGAGTTCTTACCAAACTTTGAAAATTTTCAATTCAACACTATTAAGCAAGAAACTAATGATAATGTAGTTTACTTCGTTTGGAACGGAAAAAACAAACACATTAATATACAACTAGCTACAGACACTTACATCATAGAAAACGGAAAAATTAAACAGCACACATTTGCTGCGGTAAACAACTAAAAAACAATCATAAAAATTAAAAAAATGGATTATAAAAATTTTCAAACATTCACAGCTGAGCAAAAAGGAGGTATTTTAACAGTAGATATCAATTTTGGACCTGTAAATGTACAAGGACAAGAAATGTTAGCAGACTTAAGTAGCCTTTGCTTACGATTGGAAAGAGACAGAAGTGTAAAAGTAGTTGTTTTTCAATCGTCTAACTCTGGGTATTGGGTATGTCATTATGATACAAACTTACTAAAAGACATGTCTGAGGAAGTAGTACCAAGAAACGAGGTTAAGCTTTTAGATTTACAAGCTGTTTTAGAGCGATTAAGTAATGTACCTCAAGCAACTATTGCAAAAATTGAAGGTTTTGCTCGTGGAGGTGGGCACGAAATGGCCTTAGCACTAGATATGCGTTTTGCAGCTAGAGGAAAAGCCAAGTTTATGCAAATGGAAGTAGGCATGGGAATTTTACCTTGTGGAGGTGGAGCTTCTCGTATGGCGCGTCAAGCTGGACTAGGTAAGGCATTAGAAATTATACTAGGTGCCAGAGATTGGGATGCAGATGAAGCAGAAAAATTTGGGACAATTAATAAAGCTTTAAATGCAGATGAAATAGGACCTTATGTAGATGCATTGGCAGAACGTATTTCAAAATTCCCTTCAGAGTCAATTGAAGCTTGTAAACGTGCAGTTTATGCATCTATAGATTTACCAATAGCAGATGCCTTAAAAGAAGAAGCGTATCAACTATATCAGGCAACAAGTAAAACACCAGCAATTAAGCGATTTACCATTGCAGATGAAAATGGAGCACAATTTGACCATAACAATCAAAAGAATTGGGAAAATATGTTAATTGATTTACAAGAAATTCAAAGAGATTAACCCTCACTTATACTCAATAATCACCATGAATACTTATGAAAACCAAGTATTCATGGTACATATTTAGTTTTAAACACAAAAAAAATGAAAAATAATGCACTTGAACAAGTCCGTGCCTTAGCGCAACCTTCTCGTGAAGCCTCTCTTAAACGTGAAGCTTCGGTGTCTCATTTTTGGAACAATCACCAAAAATTATTGGAGGAAGCATGGCAAGTATGGGAAATAGAGCATAAAGATACTTTAGGAATCCTAGATGAGACTTTACTCGATTCGAAATTGCGAAAAGACATCAATGAGGCATGGGAAAACCCAGAAAAAGAAAATGCAGTCGCTGATTTATGGGAAGAAATTATTCCAGGAGTTTACAGCGCTCAATTTTTTGATCTTGAACGTTTGGCAGAATTTCGTAGCTATTTAGAGGCTGTTGCAAATTCACAAATACCTAAACGTGCACCTTATGGTATCCAGTTAAATCGGTATGGTGTAATGTTAGATGAACGATCAGAGGGATATCTTGCAGCTCCTAATTTCCAAGCATTTTATAACGATATCATGAATCGTTATATGCGTCCGGTAGCTCGTTTATTATTGGGAACTTATGGGTATGATAGTCAAACATTTGGTTTTTCTATTCAATATAATCCAGATAAGGATAAAGATTTGCACGCACATACAGATGCTTCGGCAGCAACTTTAAACATTAATATAAACTTGCCAAACGAAGCCTTTACAGGATCACAGGTTGATTTTTATGATAAAACCACAGGGAAAACCGTGCAAACTGTGTTTGAGCCAGGAAAAGCCATAATACATCGCGGTAATGTACCGCATGCTACACATCCAATAACCAGCGGACAACGTAATAACTTAGTTATGTGGCTCTATGGAAATCAAATGCAAATTCCACGCGGAAGTACTAGTAGTTATGGTAATTTTAGTAATTCAAAAACAAATGTACATACAGCAGAAGCTATTACTGCACGAGAACGATGGAGTATACCGCAAGAACCAAAAGATAGGTTTGCTCCATTTTAAAGAACAACTTTCTTCTTTCTTTTATAATACATCCAATTAAACAAGGATAACTGGAATCAAAAAAACACTTAAGATAATTAGGTGTTTTTTTTGATTTTGAGATAGTTACGGGTTTCCGTAAATGAATCCCTATTAGAATTACTAAGTTTAAAAAAGATATTGAATACCTATCCGTAGGTATTTATGTCTATCTGTTTTTCTCCTAATATTGAACTTGTTAAAACTTAAAAAAATGATTAAAAAACAACACAAAAACTCAGAAGTAAGTTGGGACGAAAATAAGGAACAAGGACTATTTTTAATAACATCAAATAGAGAGAAAAAGGCCAAAGGGATAATAAAAAAGTCAATAGAAGGTAACTTAATAGCATTCATAGAAAATACGAATTATTCTAATTCATATGTTAATCAAAAAGTAGCCTCTACATTAAAATCTATATTCGATGACTCTTGGCCAAAAATTATCATTCAAGATGCAATTGATTGTTTGCAAGGATTCATTTATACAAATATTACTGAAGCGAATGGATTATCAATTGGTGATTCGCATACTATTTCTGGAAGTTATAGACATTACTGTATAGATGGAGCTCCTGATTGTGGGGGTAAAACATATCAAGGACCTGTTTCATTAGTATATAAAGGCTCTGTAATACGAGTATGTGCTGGAATAGCTACAGAATATGCCAAATTTAAAATCAAATAATCATGAACGCTTTAAGAACAACATATTTTTTGTTTCTCCTGACATTAATTTTTTCGTGTAATATAGCTAAACCACAGTTGACCAACGCACATGCTGGAAAATTTAAAGTTGGAGAAAAGCTGAATAAACATTTTTTAGATGTTCAGGTGGCTGTAATACCAGTTACATCACCAAAAAGTATACCTGAAAAGGCTAAAACTTTTTTTGACTTAA
The sequence above is a segment of the Tenacibaculum sp. 190130A14a genome. Coding sequences within it:
- a CDS encoding heavy-metal-associated domain-containing protein encodes the protein MKKVILSIALIAAIGLVSCKNEAKKETPTQTEQTSTTAAAVAESTFGVRGNCGMCKNTIEKAANGVAGVTKAEWDKSRKQINVSYDETKTKIDAIHKAIAASGYDTDKVMGSEAAYENLPGCCQYDHEMEMNIKGEVKEDPNTH
- a CDS encoding DUF6642 family protein, which translates into the protein MLKKIDHLPQKIYSNTDYFIFCLEAVEDVDLNEVTQTQKKMEELTMQYGIASIYKTCDSIEGLEESLNTLILDDHHFKNYEIIYFVMTGEANSICLNDYYYSLQEIAELFEGRLHDKILHFSNAKVLDLDEEEAQYFLDITGAKAISGYGNEFNGIASADLDKAFFNLFKKDDDMFNAVEELHKKHYKLCKLLDFRLYY
- a CDS encoding AraC family transcriptional regulator; translated protein: MPRTIFKNIVIQKFEKVTALAFCKYMPIRFFEILFIEKGSGTLIINNHRINYNDNQIFILIPDDQYNFEIETPTTVSAVKFLNSFFGNMLSDENELQRKQWFKKIETILHGANRTTHLNFQFKTDESSMLSLFTVLCNEYHDESLKSETVLKSTLHAILHIVSRNVSFVSKDIEDSKIQGIINYIHYYIHDSEKLSKKEMSNQFHISENYISEYFKNKMGIGLKKYILNYKLKLAETRLQYTNSTVSEIAQELGFTDSSHLDKTFISYKGMSAKNYQATLKKSK
- a CDS encoding nuclear transport factor 2 family protein, producing MKAVATLSPFKVADDYTNDALFITPNKTYQGKEEIFEFYKEFLPNFENFQFNTIKQETNDNVVYFVWNGKNKHINIQLATDTYIIENGKIKQHTFAAVNN
- a CDS encoding enoyl-CoA hydratase/isomerase family protein, producing MDYKNFQTFTAEQKGGILTVDINFGPVNVQGQEMLADLSSLCLRLERDRSVKVVVFQSSNSGYWVCHYDTNLLKDMSEEVVPRNEVKLLDLQAVLERLSNVPQATIAKIEGFARGGGHEMALALDMRFAARGKAKFMQMEVGMGILPCGGGASRMARQAGLGKALEIILGARDWDADEAEKFGTINKALNADEIGPYVDALAERISKFPSESIEACKRAVYASIDLPIADALKEEAYQLYQATSKTPAIKRFTIADENGAQFDHNNQKNWENMLIDLQEIQRD
- a CDS encoding 2OG-Fe(II) oxygenase yields the protein MKNNALEQVRALAQPSREASLKREASVSHFWNNHQKLLEEAWQVWEIEHKDTLGILDETLLDSKLRKDINEAWENPEKENAVADLWEEIIPGVYSAQFFDLERLAEFRSYLEAVANSQIPKRAPYGIQLNRYGVMLDERSEGYLAAPNFQAFYNDIMNRYMRPVARLLLGTYGYDSQTFGFSIQYNPDKDKDLHAHTDASAATLNININLPNEAFTGSQVDFYDKTTGKTVQTVFEPGKAIIHRGNVPHATHPITSGQRNNLVMWLYGNQMQIPRGSTSSYGNFSNSKTNVHTAEAITARERWSIPQEPKDRFAPF